In Mycobacterium stomatepiae, the following are encoded in one genomic region:
- a CDS encoding glycosyltransferase family 87 protein — protein MTGARQQSATISPRTLAEDLRSADNRDCPSRTDSLGAAFADAIGGPVGRHALIGRSRLMTPLRVMFVIALVFLALGWSTKAACLQSSGTGTGDQRVANWDNQRAYYELCYSDTVPLYSAELLNKGMFPYKSSWIETDSSGAPQTRFDGKPAVRYMEYPVLTGLYQYSSMALAKTYTALSKLAPLPVIAEVVVFFDIAAFGLALAWLATVWASAGLSGRRIWDAALVAASPLLIFQIFTNFDALATGFAMAGLLSWARRKPVLAGVLIGLGAAAKMYPLLFLGPMLVLAIRTGRYRALARTAGSVAVTWLLVNLPVLIKYPRGWSEFFRLNTRRGDDMDSLYNVVKSFTGWPGFDPKLGFWEPPTVLNAVVALSFLMCCAAITYVALTAPQRPRVPQLLFLAVAAFLLTNKVWSPQFSLWLVPLAVLALPHRRVLLAWMTIDALVWVPRMYYLYGNPNRSLPEQFFTTTILLRDIAVVALCALVIRQIYRPDEDLVRWDGRVDDPAGGPFDRAPDAPPRWLPDWLRPARTRQPDALEAAPDAEMAGAQGQP, from the coding sequence GTGACCGGCGCTCGGCAGCAGAGCGCCACCATCTCCCCGCGGACACTGGCCGAGGATCTGCGGAGCGCGGACAACCGCGATTGCCCCAGCCGCACTGACTCTTTGGGCGCCGCGTTCGCCGACGCGATCGGTGGACCGGTGGGCCGGCACGCGCTGATCGGGCGGAGCCGGCTGATGACGCCGCTGCGGGTGATGTTTGTGATCGCCCTGGTGTTCCTGGCGCTGGGCTGGTCGACGAAGGCGGCGTGCCTGCAAAGCAGTGGTACCGGCACTGGTGATCAGCGCGTCGCCAACTGGGACAACCAGCGCGCCTACTACGAGCTGTGCTATTCCGATACCGTCCCGCTCTACAGTGCGGAGTTGTTGAACAAGGGCATGTTTCCGTACAAGTCGAGCTGGATCGAAACCGATTCCAGCGGTGCGCCGCAGACCCGTTTCGACGGCAAGCCCGCGGTACGCTACATGGAATATCCGGTGCTGACCGGGCTTTACCAGTACTCGTCGATGGCTCTGGCCAAGACCTACACCGCCCTGAGCAAGCTGGCACCGCTTCCGGTCATCGCGGAGGTGGTGGTGTTCTTCGACATTGCCGCATTCGGGCTGGCGCTGGCCTGGCTGGCGACCGTATGGGCGAGCGCGGGTCTGTCCGGACGCCGCATCTGGGACGCGGCGCTGGTGGCTGCCTCACCGCTGCTGATCTTTCAGATATTCACTAATTTCGATGCGCTGGCAACGGGATTCGCGATGGCCGGGCTGCTGTCCTGGGCGCGGCGTAAACCGGTGCTGGCCGGCGTGCTGATCGGCCTGGGTGCCGCCGCGAAGATGTACCCACTGCTGTTCCTGGGCCCAATGCTGGTGCTGGCCATCCGAACCGGGCGCTATCGCGCGCTGGCGCGCACCGCCGGCTCGGTCGCGGTGACCTGGTTGTTGGTCAATCTGCCGGTGCTGATCAAGTATCCGCGCGGCTGGTCGGAGTTCTTCCGGCTCAACACCCGGCGCGGCGACGACATGGACTCGCTGTACAACGTGGTGAAATCGTTCACCGGCTGGCCCGGTTTCGACCCGAAGCTGGGCTTCTGGGAGCCGCCCACGGTGCTCAACGCGGTGGTCGCGTTGTCCTTCCTTATGTGCTGTGCCGCAATCACTTACGTCGCGCTCACCGCCCCGCAGCGGCCGCGGGTGCCGCAACTGCTGTTTTTGGCCGTCGCCGCATTCCTGTTGACCAACAAGGTCTGGAGTCCGCAGTTCTCGCTGTGGCTGGTACCGCTTGCGGTGCTGGCGTTGCCGCATCGACGGGTCCTGCTGGCATGGATGACGATCGACGCACTGGTGTGGGTGCCGCGGATGTACTACCTCTACGGCAACCCGAATCGCTCGCTGCCCGAGCAGTTTTTCACCACGACGATACTGTTACGTGACATCGCGGTTGTGGCGTTGTGCGCGTTGGTGATTCGCCAGATCTACCGGCCCGACGAGGATTTGGTGCGCTGGGACGGGCGGGTGGATGATCCGGCGGGGGGCCCGTTCGATCGCGCCCCCGATGCGCCGCCCCGCTGGTTGCCCGACTGGCTGCGTCCGGCTCGGACGCGACAACCGGACGCGCTGGAGGCGGCGCCCGATGCCGAAATGGCTGGCGCTCAAGGACAACCATGA
- a CDS encoding transglycosylase domain-containing protein, producing MSKQPNADRSDDSDHPAQRADAGTRRRVSPDDRQTMILPPVVDDRSPRRSDPIDEVRAALDGPGSRPAPRDAIEEVKAALDGRSSAPPRRDRPLSGRPPEGPPPPPRPPGGAGRSDVPSHRAAGPNWVEQINWRWVRRAAYLSAAVLVLLPIVTFTMAYFIVDIPKPGNIRTSQVSTILASDGSEIAKIVPPEGNRVDVNINQVPVHVRQAVIAAEDRNFYSNPGFDFTGFARAVENNLFGNGDLQGGSTITQQYVKNALVGSAQHGFAGLLRKAKELVIATKMSGEWSKDDVLQAYLNIIYFGRGTYGISAASKAYFDKPVDQLTVSEGALLAALIRRPSSLDPAVDPKGAEARWNWVLDGMVETNALSPSDRAAQQFPQTVPPDQARAQNQTTGPNGLIERQVTKELMELFNIDEQTLNTQGLQVTTTIDPKAQQAAEKAVSKYLDGQDPDMRSAVVSIDPHTGAIRAYYGGSDANGFDFAQAGLQTGSSFKVFALVAALQQGIGLGYQVDSSPLTVDGIKITNVDGENCGTCNIAEALKMSLNTAYYRLMLKLKNGPQAVADAAFAAGVAKSFPGVSHTLSEDGKGGPPNNGIVLGQYQTRPVDMASAYATLAASGVYHPPHLVQKVVNAEGQVLFDAGNSDKGADQRIDKAVADNTTAAMQPIAAYSRGHALSGGRASAAKTGTVQLGDTQANKDAWMVGYTPSLSTAVWVGTVQDNVPLVTASGAEVYGSGLPSDIWKSTMDGALKGTTNETFPKPTEIGGYAGVPAPPPPPPPQVTVIQPTIEVAPGITIPVGPPTTITGPPPPPPGQAPEPAGPAPGQAPP from the coding sequence ATGAGCAAGCAACCCAACGCCGATCGTTCGGACGATTCCGATCATCCGGCGCAGCGTGCCGACGCCGGGACCCGCCGCCGGGTTTCGCCGGACGACCGGCAGACGATGATCCTGCCGCCGGTCGTCGATGACCGGTCTCCGCGGCGGTCCGACCCGATCGACGAGGTCAGGGCCGCGCTGGACGGGCCCGGATCCAGGCCCGCGCCCCGCGACGCGATCGAGGAGGTGAAGGCCGCGCTCGACGGCCGGTCGTCAGCCCCGCCGCGGCGCGACCGCCCGTTGTCCGGTCGGCCACCCGAAGGGCCTCCGCCGCCACCGCGACCGCCGGGCGGCGCCGGCCGATCCGATGTGCCAAGTCACCGTGCCGCTGGGCCGAACTGGGTCGAGCAGATCAACTGGCGCTGGGTACGGCGCGCGGCCTACCTCAGCGCGGCGGTCCTGGTGCTGTTGCCGATCGTCACCTTCACGATGGCGTACTTCATCGTCGACATCCCCAAGCCGGGCAACATCCGCACCAGCCAGGTGTCGACCATCCTGGCTAGCGACGGCTCGGAGATCGCGAAAATCGTTCCCCCCGAAGGAAATCGGGTCGATGTAAACATCAATCAGGTGCCCGTGCACGTGCGCCAGGCCGTCATCGCCGCCGAGGACCGAAACTTCTATTCGAATCCGGGCTTTGACTTCACCGGTTTCGCACGGGCGGTGGAGAACAACCTCTTCGGCAACGGCGACCTGCAGGGCGGGTCGACGATCACGCAGCAATACGTGAAGAACGCGCTCGTCGGCTCTGCCCAGCATGGGTTCGCCGGCCTGCTGCGAAAGGCCAAGGAACTGGTCATCGCCACCAAGATGTCGGGGGAGTGGTCCAAAGACGACGTGCTGCAGGCCTACCTGAACATCATCTATTTCGGGCGTGGCACTTACGGAATCTCGGCGGCGTCCAAGGCCTACTTCGACAAACCCGTCGACCAGCTGACCGTGTCCGAGGGAGCGCTGTTGGCGGCGCTGATTCGCCGGCCGTCCTCGCTGGACCCGGCCGTGGATCCCAAGGGCGCCGAGGCGCGGTGGAATTGGGTGCTGGACGGCATGGTGGAAACCAATGCCTTGTCGCCGAGTGATCGTGCGGCGCAGCAATTTCCCCAGACCGTGCCGCCCGATCAGGCGCGCGCGCAGAACCAGACCACCGGCCCCAACGGCCTGATCGAACGTCAGGTCACCAAAGAGCTGATGGAGCTGTTCAACATCGACGAACAGACCCTGAACACTCAGGGTCTGCAGGTCACCACCACGATCGATCCCAAGGCGCAGCAGGCCGCGGAGAAGGCCGTCTCGAAATACCTTGACGGACAAGACCCCGACATGCGCTCCGCTGTGGTGTCCATCGACCCGCACACCGGCGCCATCCGCGCCTACTACGGCGGTTCGGACGCCAACGGCTTCGATTTCGCGCAGGCCGGGCTGCAGACCGGATCGTCGTTCAAGGTGTTCGCGTTGGTGGCTGCCCTCCAGCAGGGAATCGGGTTGGGCTACCAGGTCGACAGCTCGCCGCTCACGGTCGACGGCATCAAGATCACCAACGTCGACGGCGAGAATTGCGGCACCTGCAATATCGCCGAGGCGCTCAAGATGTCGCTGAACACCGCCTATTACCGGCTGATGCTCAAACTCAAGAACGGACCGCAGGCCGTCGCCGACGCCGCATTCGCGGCCGGCGTCGCCAAGAGTTTCCCCGGCGTTTCGCACACGCTGTCCGAGGACGGCAAGGGCGGACCGCCGAACAACGGAATTGTGCTGGGCCAGTACCAAACTCGGCCGGTCGACATGGCCTCCGCATATGCCACACTGGCCGCTTCCGGTGTGTACCACCCGCCGCATCTGGTGCAAAAGGTCGTCAACGCCGAGGGCCAGGTGCTTTTCGACGCAGGAAACTCGGACAAGGGCGCCGACCAGCGCATCGACAAGGCAGTCGCCGACAACACCACCGCCGCCATGCAACCGATCGCCGCCTATTCACGGGGGCACGCCCTATCGGGTGGCCGGGCCTCGGCGGCCAAGACCGGCACGGTGCAGCTGGGCGACACCCAGGCCAACAAGGACGCGTGGATGGTCGGATACACCCCGTCCCTGTCGACGGCGGTGTGGGTGGGTACCGTTCAGGACAATGTCCCGCTGGTAACCGCCTCGGGCGCAGAGGTTTACGGCTCGGGACTGCCCTCGGATATCTGGAAGTCGACGATGGACGGTGCGCTGAAGGGCACCACCAACGAGACCTTCCCGAAGCCGACCGAGATCGGTGGCTACGCAGGGGTACCTGCGCCGCCTCCGCCCCCGCCGCCGCAAGTGACCGTCATCCAGCCCACGATCGAGGTGGCGCCGGGCATCACGATCCCGGTGGGCCCACCGACGACGATCACGGGCCCGCCGCCGCCACCACCGGGACAGGCGCCGGAACCCGCCGGCCCGGCACCAGGACAAGCGCCACCGTGA
- a CDS encoding DUF5318 domain-containing protein has protein sequence MRLQRQVVDYALRRRSLLAEVYSGRTGVTEVCDANPYLLRAAKFHGKTSQVMCPICRKEQLTLVSWVFGDHLGAVSGSARTAEELVLLAMKLSEFSVHVVEVCRTCSWNHLVKSYVFGAERPAPSPRGTRSTRTARNGARTAIE, from the coding sequence GTGCGATTGCAGCGACAGGTGGTGGACTACGCGCTTCGGCGGCGCTCACTGCTGGCCGAGGTGTACTCGGGCCGCACGGGTGTGACCGAGGTCTGCGATGCTAACCCTTATTTGCTGCGCGCTGCGAAGTTTCACGGCAAGACCAGTCAGGTGATGTGCCCGATCTGCCGAAAAGAGCAGCTCACTTTGGTGTCATGGGTGTTCGGCGATCACCTGGGCGCGGTATCCGGTTCGGCCCGCACCGCGGAAGAGCTGGTCTTGCTGGCGATGAAGCTCAGCGAGTTCTCGGTGCACGTGGTCGAGGTGTGCCGAACCTGCAGCTGGAATCACCTAGTCAAGTCGTATGTGTTCGGCGCGGAACGCCCGGCGCCTTCTCCTCGGGGGACCCGGTCCACGCGGACTGCACGCAACGGCGCCCGCACGGCCATTGAATAA